GCGTCGGGGTTCCACGAGCCGGTCTTCGCCCCACACGCCTCGCCCGCGGCGAGCCGGCCGTTGACTAAAATTCGCACCGGTCGGCGGTCCGCGGCGGCGTAGCGAACCGCGAACTGATACGTCCCTTCCTTCGGAACGTCGAGATCGTACTCCGCGTAGTTCGGGAGCGGTCCGGCGTTGATGATGACGCCGATGCCCGCGCCGTACCCGTCCGTCAGCTTGAGGACGTTCCCGCGCGTGAACGCTTCCGACTCGACCAGCAGGGCGCCCGCGGGCGGGTTCTTGCTGGGGTCGGGCGCGACGAGCTTCAGCGCCCCGCGCCGGCGGTAGACCTCGACTGCTGCGGCCGCGTACTCGGCCGCGCGCTTTTTCTCCTCCGCCAGTCGCGCGGCGGTTGTGGCCCGGGCGCGGGCCTCTGCCGCGCTCACTTTGGCGCGGGCCTCTGTCACCGCCTTCTCGTGGGCGGCCAGTGCCGCAATGGAACTGGCGGTGCCGATCGGGCGCTCGTTCCACGCGGCCACCACCGTGTGGTTCCGCATCGTCTTCGTCGAGTAGAAGAACCCCGCCAGACCGTAGTAGTCGCTCGCGGTGACCGGGTCGAACTTGTGGTCGTGGCACCGGGCACAGCCGAGCGTGAGGCCCATGAACGCCTGGCCGAGCGTGTCGAGTTGCTCGTCGATGATGTCCATCCGCATCTTGGCCGGGTCGTCCTCGGCGAGCATCTTCGGCCCGATGACGAGGAACCCGGTGGCGGTGAGCCGGTCGGCACGGTCGGCGTCGGTCCCGCCGGGGATCAGGTCGCCGGCAATCTGATCGCGGACGAACTGGTCATACGGTTTGTCAGTGTTGAAGCTCTTGATGACCCAGTCGCGGTACCGCCAGGCGTTCACATACGCGAGGTTCTCGTCCATCCCGTTGCTGTCCGCGTACCGGGCCACGTCGAGCCACCGGCGCCCCCACTTCTCGCCGTAAGCCGGCGACGCGAGCAGGCGCGTGACCACCTTCTCGTAAGCATCGGGCGCGGCATCCTTCAGGAACGTGTCCACTTCTTCCGGGGTCGGCGGTAGCCCGGTCAGGTCGAACGTGACGCGCCGGAGCAGGACGCGCCTGTCGACGGGCGGCGCGAACGACAGCCCGGTGCCGCTCAACTTCGCGAGCAAGAATCGGTCGATATCGTTTCGGACCTCGGATTTCGGATCTCGGATTTCCGGCGCGGCGGGCCGGCGCACGGGCTGGAACGCCCAGAACGCCTTCTCCTCCGGTGTGAAGATCCGCTCCGTAGCTTTGGGGGCCACGGTGAGAGCCCCGGAATCGGGCCACGGCGCCCCCGCCTGGACCCACTCCTTGATCGCGGCGATTTCGGCCGCGGGAAGCTTCGTCTTCGGCGGCATCTTCAGTTCGCCGTCGTGCGCGAGCGTGCGGAGGAGCAACCCCTCGTCGGGTTTCCCGGGCACGAGGGCCGCGCCGCGCTCGCCGCCGGCGAGGAGCGCCGCGCGCGAATCGACCCGCAGCCCGCCCTTTTGCTTCTCCGGGCCGTGGCACGAAACACACTTCTCGATCAGTACCGGCCGCACTTTCTTCTCGAAGTGCGCGTCCGGCGGCGCGGCGAGCCCGGTCGTGCCAGAGCCGGCCAGGACGAAAGCCACGAACGCAAAGCGAAGCGTGGACAAGGGCCGTCTCCGAGCAGGTGGGGGTGGCGGGTGGGCGAGCGAGCAGTGGAATCAGTCTACCCGCGGGCGCGCCCGTTCAAAAGCCCCTACTCCGTAGTTCCTCGCGTTTGCCCTTACGGTGGTATCGAGGGGCGGGGCCGAGGTGGTGCGCTCGTTCCGCGAGATCAGGACCGTACCACCTTTCGAGCCCCGACCGGCCACCATCCGGGCCGGAACTGGGACCGCGCACATCAAGCGCCGCGGACTCACACCGAAGCCGCAATGCGCCCGATTCGTTCGTAACCCCGACGGTTCTCGAAGTGCCCGAGGAATCACATCGGCGCAACCGCATTAGCGCAGCCACTCGTTCTCTCCAAACTCCGGGTGCGGGTCGCGTGCGAGAACCATCTCACGGAAAACGGGGCCACGAACCTGCGGTCCGCACCGAAATTACCGAATTTGCGGACTTTAGGCATCCGCGGGGGCACCAACTGCGGGCGCGGTTCCCGCAGAAAACTGTACTTGTGTGACTCACCTTCACCCGGCCGCGGGGCGGGCGTACTATTGCGGTATGCTCCGCGAATTGTCCGTACAAAATCTCGCGCTGATCGAAGACGTGCGAGTCGAATTGCACTCGGGGTTCTGCGCCTGGACCGGGGAAACCGGGGCCGGGAAGTCTCTGCTCCTCGGCGCCCTCGGTCTGCTGCTCGGCGAGCGCGGCAGCGCCGAACTGATCCGCGCCGGCGCGGACGAACTTCGGGTCACGGGCCGGTTCGAGCTGTCCCGCCCCGAACAGCGCGCGGCGGCCGCCGAACTTCTGCAAACCGAGTTCGAGGAAGACGACCTGATTCTGACGCGCCGGCTGTCCCGGTCCGGGCGCAGTTCCGCCCTCGTAAACGACGTACCCGTTGCGGTGTCCACGCTCCGGCGCATTGGCGAAATGCTCGTGGACGTTCACGGTCAGCGAGAAAGCTACTCGCTCCTCCAGCCCGCGTACCAGCTCGAACTGCTCGACGCTTTCGGCAAGCTCACCGACCTCCGCAAGAAATACACCGAGAAGGCCGACCGGGTGCGCGAGCTGCGCGCGCAATTTAAGGGGCTTTCCGAGGTGAAACAGGCGCGCCAGCGGGAACTCGCCCTCGTCCGTTTTGAACGCGAAGACCTGGACAACGCGAAACTCACCCCGAACGAGCTGCCGTCCCTCGTCAAAGAGCGCGAGCGGCTCATTCACGCCCAGAGCCTCGCGAAGTTCACCAGCGGCGTCGCCGCGCGCCTCTCCGACGACGACGGCGCGGTGGCCGAAGTGCTCGGCCGGCTCCTCAAGGAGTCCCTCAAGTGGTCGTCGTTCGACCCGAAGCTCGCCGAAGTGAGTCAGCGCCTTGACGCGCTGCGCCCAGAAATCGAAGACCTGGCGGACACGTGCCGCGACCTCGCGGAGCGCTTCGAGGCCGACCCGGACCGGCTCGAGGAAGTCGAAAAGCGCATCGCGCTCTTGAAGAAGCTCCAAGCTCGTTACGGCAAAACGCCGGACGAACTGCTCGCCTACCGCGACACGCTCGACGCGAAGGAAACCGAACTTCAGAAGCAGGAAGACGACCTCAGCGGTATCGACACCCGGTTGCGCAGCGCCTACGCGGAAATGAAGGACGCGGCCGTCACGTTGAGCAAGGGGCGCGCGAAAGTGGCGAAAAGGCTCGC
The Gemmata palustris DNA segment above includes these coding regions:
- the recN gene encoding DNA repair protein RecN; translation: MLRELSVQNLALIEDVRVELHSGFCAWTGETGAGKSLLLGALGLLLGERGSAELIRAGADELRVTGRFELSRPEQRAAAAELLQTEFEEDDLILTRRLSRSGRSSALVNDVPVAVSTLRRIGEMLVDVHGQRESYSLLQPAYQLELLDAFGKLTDLRKKYTEKADRVRELRAQFKGLSEVKQARQRELALVRFEREDLDNAKLTPNELPSLVKERERLIHAQSLAKFTSGVAARLSDDDGAVAEVLGRLLKESLKWSSFDPKLAEVSQRLDALRPEIEDLADTCRDLAERFEADPDRLEEVEKRIALLKKLQARYGKTPDELLAYRDTLDAKETELQKQEDDLSGIDTRLRSAYAEMKDAAVTLSKGRAKVAKRLAADAQKHLADLGMPKAKLDAAIELITLPEDPMAEDVPATGIDQLELILTANPGEPARPLRKVASGGELSRTMLALKTVLAAHDPVRTLVVFDEIDANVGGRLGDVLGQKLSTLGQSHQVLCVTHLPQVASYATYQWTIRKESTTKRTATTITQLLTEEARVEELAMMLRGESRSETTRKEAAEMLRAAELQRAG
- a CDS encoding DUF1553 domain-containing protein, producing MSTLRFAFVAFVLAGSGTTGLAAPPDAHFEKKVRPVLIEKCVSCHGPEKQKGGLRVDSRAALLAGGERGAALVPGKPDEGLLLRTLAHDGELKMPPKTKLPAAEIAAIKEWVQAGAPWPDSGALTVAPKATERIFTPEEKAFWAFQPVRRPAAPEIRDPKSEVRNDIDRFLLAKLSGTGLSFAPPVDRRVLLRRVTFDLTGLPPTPEEVDTFLKDAAPDAYEKVVTRLLASPAYGEKWGRRWLDVARYADSNGMDENLAYVNAWRYRDWVIKSFNTDKPYDQFVRDQIAGDLIPGGTDADRADRLTATGFLVIGPKMLAEDDPAKMRMDIIDEQLDTLGQAFMGLTLGCARCHDHKFDPVTASDYYGLAGFFYSTKTMRNHTVVAAWNERPIGTASSIAALAAHEKAVTEARAKVSAAEARARATTAARLAEEKKRAAEYAAAAVEVYRRRGALKLVAPDPSKNPPAGALLVESEAFTRGNVLKLTDGYGAGIGVIINAGPLPNYAEYDLDVPKEGTYQFAVRYAAADRRPVRILVNGRLAAGEACGAKTGSWNPDAQTWAAEAVVALPAGKAVVRFERNGPVPHLDKFALLPMTAEQVAVAPLPVERAAADRKLLTSLLREWVDVIAKREGKPPTGADLDALVTSADGPFRDSPELDADTQGAHADELKRLREKLTATEKAKPPVDEVMAVEDAKGENLRVHLRGNHTTLGADAPRRFPQIMAGSAPLPLGADRSGRREFAEWLTRPDHPLTARVMVNRIWAGHFGAGLVRSTDNFGRLGDRPTHPELLDWLAAEFVGAKWSVKHMHRLIVTSAAYRMSSQAEPAALQKDPDNKLLSHFTRRRLDAEEVRDGMLAVSGLLDRTVGGTLLKATPRQYITGTGNRNYEGYAHTRRSVYLPVVRSAVYDVFQTLDFPDPSVPNGQRTATTIPTQSLFMLNSALADQAAEAFAKAVLAVRGTDADRVHEAYRRVYGRPPTTREEARVVAYLQKSEETAGPATEGSQLRVWRGLCRVLLASNEFVFVE